A region of Bacillus cabrialesii DNA encodes the following proteins:
- a CDS encoding glycoside hydrolase family 1 protein — MNYKTLAAFPENFLWGASTSAYQVEGAWNEDGKGPSVIDARDSYPEGTTDFKVASDHYHRYKEDVALFAEMGFKAYRFSIAWTRIIPDGDGDINQKGIEFYSNLIDELLTYKIEPIVTMYHFDLPNALQKKGGWSQRATIDAFERYSKVLFEHFGDRVKYWLTINEQNMMILHGSALGTLDPNLKNPKKELYQQNHHMLVAQAKAMNLCHDMLPDAKIGPAPNIALIYPASSKPEDIVAAFNYNAIRNWLYLDMAVYGRYNPTAWAYMKEKGYTPVIEQGDMEILQSAKPDFIAFNYYTSQTAAASKGDGSDESARGGDQHLKTGEDGVYRGSSNPHLKKNDFGWEIDPVGFRSTLREIYDRYQLPLIITENGLGAFDQLEENDTVNDDYRIDYLKQHIEQIQWAITDGVDVFGYSPWSAIDLISTHQGCSKRYGFIYVNRDEFDLKDLRRIRKKSFYWYKELIASNGDILKR, encoded by the coding sequence ATGAACTATAAAACACTTGCAGCATTTCCAGAGAATTTTTTGTGGGGAGCGTCAACTTCTGCCTATCAAGTGGAAGGCGCGTGGAACGAAGACGGAAAAGGCCCGTCAGTGATTGACGCACGCGACAGCTATCCTGAGGGGACGACTGATTTTAAAGTCGCCAGCGACCATTACCATCGCTATAAAGAAGACGTTGCTTTATTCGCTGAGATGGGCTTTAAGGCGTACCGTTTTTCCATTGCGTGGACGCGAATTATCCCTGACGGCGACGGAGACATCAATCAAAAGGGAATTGAGTTTTACAGCAATCTGATTGATGAGCTGCTCACATATAAAATTGAGCCGATTGTTACGATGTACCACTTTGATTTGCCAAATGCCCTGCAGAAAAAAGGCGGCTGGTCGCAAAGAGCCACAATTGACGCGTTTGAACGGTATTCCAAGGTGTTGTTTGAGCACTTCGGCGACCGCGTCAAGTACTGGCTGACCATCAACGAACAAAACATGATGATCCTGCACGGCAGCGCTTTAGGCACACTTGATCCGAATCTCAAAAACCCGAAAAAAGAGCTGTATCAGCAAAACCATCACATGCTGGTGGCGCAGGCAAAAGCCATGAACCTCTGCCACGACATGCTGCCGGACGCAAAAATCGGCCCTGCTCCGAATATCGCGCTCATCTACCCGGCGTCCTCAAAACCGGAGGATATTGTGGCGGCCTTTAACTATAACGCAATTCGGAACTGGCTCTATTTAGACATGGCTGTTTATGGGCGTTACAATCCGACGGCGTGGGCTTATATGAAGGAAAAAGGATATACGCCGGTCATTGAACAGGGTGACATGGAGATTCTCCAATCTGCGAAACCTGATTTTATCGCCTTTAACTACTACACCTCTCAAACAGCGGCAGCGAGCAAAGGCGACGGATCGGACGAATCGGCACGCGGAGGAGACCAGCATTTGAAAACGGGAGAAGACGGCGTCTACCGCGGCAGCAGCAACCCGCATTTGAAGAAAAACGACTTCGGCTGGGAGATTGATCCGGTCGGTTTCCGCTCCACGCTAAGAGAAATCTATGACCGTTACCAGCTGCCTTTGATCATCACGGAAAACGGGCTTGGCGCTTTCGATCAATTAGAAGAAAACGACACGGTCAATGACGATTACCGCATTGATTATCTAAAACAGCACATTGAACAAATTCAGTGGGCCATCACAGACGGCGTCGATGTGTTCGGCTACTCCCCATGGTCAGCCATTGACTTGATTTCTACGCACCAAGGCTGCTCGAAACGTTACGGCTTCATTTACGTGAACCGTGATGAATTCGATCTGAAGGACCTTCGCCGTATCCGCAAGAAAAGCTTTTATTGGTATAAAGAGCTGATTGCTTCAAACGGTGACATTTTGAAGAGGTAG
- a CDS encoding beta-glucoside-specific PTS transporter subunit IIABC has product MGYQAAAKNILQLVGGEENVRSLVHCATRLRFTLNDRSKADKDKIEALDDVVTVVESGGQFQVVIGNHVSEVYQEIGRMSHLLNDDRNEGSAQKGNLFGRLVDIVSSIFTPLLGVMAGAGILKGLLMICTNAGWLKTEETTYTILYAAADSLFYFLPLLLAITAARKFGANVFVSVTVAGALIYPTIIELKNGNAGADFFGIPVVLMNYTSTVIPIILAIFVMSYVEKYLNRVIHDSVKTFITPLICLVTIVPLTLIVFGPIGVNAGNAIAAAILAIFSFNPMLAGAVIAALWQILVIFGIHWGIVPVILNNIAVNGQDSIKPATAAAVFAQTGAAVGVMLKTKNKKLKALAGSAAVTGIFGITEPAVYGVTLRLKKPFVCGVISAAVGGAIIGQAHSVAIASGAPGLLTIPIFYGQGFAGFILGISVSFILSIILTYIVGFEDPAEQTDIKIEPSAPAVRREEISSPLEGKVIPLTEVKDKVFASETLGKGIAILPEKGRLVAPADGVISTVFPTGHAFGMVTDQETEILIHLGFDTVKLEGKHFYPKVVQGQTVKQGDLLAEFDLDDLLKAGFDMNTPIIITNADQYTDVIQTDQKQVKIEERIFSLI; this is encoded by the coding sequence ATGGGGTATCAAGCAGCGGCAAAAAATATACTACAGCTGGTCGGCGGGGAAGAAAATGTGCGTTCCCTTGTACATTGTGCGACACGCCTGCGTTTTACACTGAACGATCGGTCGAAAGCAGATAAAGATAAAATCGAAGCCTTGGATGATGTCGTTACTGTAGTGGAAAGCGGCGGGCAGTTTCAGGTCGTGATCGGCAACCACGTTTCAGAGGTGTATCAAGAGATTGGAAGAATGTCTCATCTGCTCAATGATGACCGAAATGAAGGTTCTGCCCAGAAAGGGAATCTGTTTGGACGGCTTGTTGATATCGTATCGAGCATTTTTACACCTTTGCTTGGCGTGATGGCGGGAGCGGGAATTTTAAAGGGCCTGCTGATGATCTGTACAAATGCCGGCTGGCTCAAAACAGAGGAAACCACATATACAATCCTGTATGCCGCTGCGGACAGCCTGTTTTACTTTCTTCCGCTCTTGCTGGCCATTACCGCCGCCCGAAAGTTTGGCGCGAATGTATTTGTTTCTGTCACAGTTGCGGGGGCGCTTATCTATCCCACGATCATTGAGCTGAAGAACGGCAATGCGGGAGCGGATTTTTTCGGCATTCCAGTCGTGTTAATGAACTACACATCAACTGTGATACCGATCATTCTGGCGATTTTTGTGATGAGTTATGTGGAGAAGTATTTGAACCGGGTGATTCATGACAGTGTGAAAACCTTCATCACCCCGCTGATTTGTCTGGTAACCATTGTGCCGCTCACATTAATCGTTTTCGGCCCGATTGGTGTAAATGCCGGAAACGCCATCGCCGCTGCGATTCTGGCAATCTTCAGCTTTAACCCGATGCTCGCCGGCGCTGTTATCGCCGCACTCTGGCAAATTCTTGTCATCTTCGGCATTCACTGGGGGATTGTGCCGGTCATTTTAAATAACATTGCGGTCAATGGGCAGGATTCAATCAAACCGGCTACAGCGGCAGCCGTATTTGCACAAACGGGAGCCGCTGTGGGTGTCATGCTGAAAACGAAAAACAAAAAATTAAAGGCGCTTGCCGGTTCCGCCGCTGTCACAGGGATTTTCGGCATTACAGAACCGGCCGTTTACGGCGTGACGCTCAGGCTGAAAAAACCTTTTGTATGCGGTGTCATTAGTGCGGCCGTTGGCGGGGCGATTATCGGGCAGGCTCACAGCGTCGCCATCGCGTCTGGCGCGCCAGGCCTATTGACGATTCCGATTTTCTACGGACAGGGGTTTGCCGGTTTTATCTTGGGAATCTCGGTATCTTTTATTCTATCAATCATCCTAACGTACATTGTTGGGTTTGAAGATCCCGCAGAACAAACAGATATCAAAATAGAGCCATCTGCACCCGCAGTCCGCCGTGAAGAGATTAGCAGTCCGTTAGAAGGAAAAGTGATTCCGTTAACAGAAGTGAAGGATAAAGTGTTTGCATCGGAGACACTCGGAAAAGGAATAGCGATTTTGCCGGAGAAAGGCAGACTCGTCGCGCCAGCGGATGGCGTGATATCAACCGTTTTTCCGACTGGCCATGCATTCGGCATGGTAACTGATCAGGAAACAGAAATCCTCATTCACCTCGGATTTGATACGGTGAAGCTGGAGGGTAAGCACTTTTATCCTAAGGTCGTACAGGGACAAACCGTCAAACAAGGTGACTTGCTTGCTGAGTTCGACCTTGATGACTTACTAAAAGCGGGGTTTGATATGAACACGCCGATCATCATCACAAATGCGGATCAATATACCGACGTCATTCAAACAGATCAAAAGCAAGTCAAAATAGAGGAAAGAATCTTTTCTTTAATCTAA
- a CDS encoding PadR family transcriptional regulator, producing MPKQRPQEMDQLTDPAYYIVLTLLEPKHGYSIMQEIQEMTDDSFTIGPATLYTLLKKLLQEGIIELVNNDNPRRKVYQTTRGGQVLLKKEIQRRKRMAEHGERAFQQLKGDWS from the coding sequence TTGCCAAAGCAGCGTCCGCAGGAAATGGATCAGCTTACCGATCCAGCCTATTATATTGTCTTAACATTGCTGGAACCAAAGCACGGATACTCGATCATGCAGGAGATTCAGGAAATGACCGATGACTCCTTCACGATCGGCCCGGCTACCTTATATACATTGTTAAAGAAATTACTGCAAGAAGGGATCATTGAGCTTGTCAACAATGACAACCCGCGCCGCAAAGTGTACCAAACCACACGAGGCGGCCAAGTATTATTGAAAAAAGAAATTCAGCGCAGAAAACGGATGGCTGAACATGGAGAACGCGCTTTTCAACAATTGAAAGGGGACTGGTCATGA
- a CDS encoding MFS transporter, translating to MMKRFSKQENSWVLYDWANSAYSIVVTTAVFPLFYKSAAAESGVSAAQSTAYLGYTIAISTFILAMLGPILGTIADYEGCKKRFFGFFVSAGVASTAMLAFIPSEHWLLLLLFYTISAIGFSGANVFYDAFLVDVTPEKRMNLVSARGFGLGYIGSTIPFIISIAVILLAQAETIPMSVSAASQLSFFITAAWWGLFTIPMLKHVNQRYYIKREPHIVINSFKRLGQTMKRIRQYRALFLFLLAYFFYIDGVGTIITMSTSYGSDLGISPSSLLIILFATQVVAAPFSIVYGRLAERFTGKTMLYVGIVIYMIVCVYAYFLETTLDFWILAMLVATSQGGIQALSRSYFAKLVPKRHANEFFGFYNIFGKFAAIMGPLLIAVTAQMTGKSSTAVFSLIILFVIGIVILAFVPEENHADVSQHQNDLPL from the coding sequence ATGATGAAACGTTTTTCGAAACAAGAAAACAGCTGGGTTTTATATGACTGGGCAAATTCCGCTTACTCGATTGTCGTGACCACCGCGGTGTTTCCGTTATTTTATAAATCAGCGGCTGCGGAAAGCGGTGTCAGCGCCGCTCAATCGACTGCCTATTTAGGCTATACCATTGCGATTTCGACGTTTATTCTCGCCATGCTCGGACCGATTTTAGGCACAATTGCCGACTATGAAGGATGCAAAAAGCGATTCTTCGGTTTCTTTGTGTCTGCCGGTGTCGCCAGCACTGCGATGCTTGCTTTTATTCCGAGTGAGCATTGGCTGCTTTTATTGCTGTTTTATACGATATCGGCTATCGGTTTTTCCGGCGCCAATGTGTTTTATGATGCCTTTCTCGTTGACGTCACGCCTGAGAAACGCATGAATCTCGTCTCGGCACGGGGATTCGGCTTAGGATACATTGGCAGCACGATTCCATTTATCATCAGCATCGCTGTCATCCTGCTCGCTCAAGCAGAGACGATTCCGATGTCAGTATCTGCCGCAAGCCAGCTCTCCTTTTTCATAACGGCTGCCTGGTGGGGGCTGTTTACCATCCCGATGCTGAAGCATGTCAATCAGCGCTATTACATCAAAAGAGAACCCCATATCGTCATCAACAGCTTTAAGCGGCTCGGCCAAACGATGAAGCGGATTAGGCAGTACCGGGCGCTGTTCCTCTTTTTACTTGCTTATTTCTTTTATATTGATGGTGTCGGAACTATTATTACGATGTCTACATCCTATGGATCTGATTTAGGGATCAGCCCCTCAAGCCTCCTGATCATCCTGTTTGCCACCCAAGTCGTCGCCGCGCCGTTTTCCATTGTATACGGAAGATTGGCAGAGCGCTTCACGGGAAAAACAATGCTGTACGTTGGGATCGTTATTTATATGATTGTCTGCGTGTATGCCTATTTCCTGGAGACAACGCTTGATTTCTGGATACTGGCTATGCTTGTCGCCACCTCGCAGGGCGGCATTCAAGCCCTAAGCCGTTCTTATTTCGCCAAGCTTGTGCCAAAGCGCCACGCCAATGAATTCTTCGGTTTTTACAACATATTCGGAAAATTCGCTGCGATTATGGGTCCGCTGCTCATCGCCGTTACCGCCCAGATGACCGGAAAATCCTCGACTGCGGTGTTCAGCCTGATCATTTTGTTTGTGATCGGGATTGTGATTCTTGCGTTTGTCCCGGAGGAAAACCATGCTGATGTCAGCCAGCATCAAAATGACCTGCCCCTTTAA
- the dbpA gene encoding ATP-dependent RNA helicase DbpA: MSHFKNYQISHDILRALEGLGYTEPTEVQRSVIPAALERKDLVVKSQTGSGKTASFGIPLCELADWNENKPQALILTPTRELAVQVKEDITNIGRFKRIKATAVFGKSSFDKQKAELKQKSHIVVGTPGRVLDHIEKGTLPLDRLSYLVIDEADEMLNMGFIEQVEAIIKHLPTERTTMLFSATLPEDIEKLSRQYMRNPEHIEIKAAGITTRNIEHAVIQVREEHKFSLLKDVLMTENPDSCIIFCRTKEHVNQLTDELDDLGYPCDKIHGGMIQDDRFDVMNEFKRGEYRYLVATDVAARGIDIENISLVINYDLPVEKESYVHRTGRTGRAGNKGKAISFVTAFEKRFLADIEEYIGFEIQKIEAPSQEEVAKKKPDFLSKLNDRPETKKDKSEELNKDIMKLYFNGGKKKKIRAVDFVGTIAKIDGVTADDIGIITIMDNASYVEILNGKGPQVLKVMKNTTVKGKKLKVNKANK; encoded by the coding sequence ATGAGTCATTTTAAAAACTATCAAATCAGTCATGACATTTTACGAGCACTGGAAGGACTAGGATATACAGAACCGACCGAGGTGCAGCGGAGCGTGATTCCCGCTGCCCTTGAACGAAAGGATCTTGTCGTCAAATCACAGACGGGAAGCGGGAAAACGGCTTCATTCGGGATTCCTCTCTGTGAGCTGGCGGATTGGAATGAAAACAAGCCGCAGGCGCTGATCCTGACACCGACCCGGGAGCTGGCGGTGCAAGTAAAAGAGGATATCACGAACATAGGAAGATTTAAACGGATCAAAGCGACAGCCGTGTTTGGAAAGTCCTCCTTCGATAAACAAAAAGCCGAGCTTAAACAAAAAAGCCACATTGTTGTCGGCACGCCGGGACGTGTCTTGGATCATATCGAAAAAGGCACACTGCCGTTAGACCGTCTCTCCTATTTGGTCATTGATGAAGCCGATGAGATGCTGAATATGGGCTTTATCGAGCAGGTCGAGGCGATTATCAAGCATCTGCCGACTGAGCGCACGACGATGCTGTTTTCGGCGACGCTGCCGGAGGACATTGAGAAATTGAGCCGTCAATATATGCGAAACCCGGAGCATATCGAAATCAAAGCGGCCGGCATTACCACCAGAAATATTGAACATGCGGTGATTCAAGTAAGAGAAGAGCATAAGTTTTCTTTGCTGAAAGATGTGCTGATGACGGAGAATCCTGACAGCTGCATCATTTTCTGCCGCACGAAAGAGCATGTCAATCAGCTGACCGATGAATTGGATGACTTAGGGTATCCATGCGATAAAATTCACGGCGGAATGATTCAGGATGACCGGTTCGACGTCATGAATGAATTTAAACGGGGCGAGTACCGTTACTTAGTCGCGACAGATGTCGCCGCGCGCGGGATTGATATTGAAAATATCTCCCTTGTCATCAACTATGATCTGCCGGTTGAAAAGGAAAGCTATGTGCACCGCACAGGCCGGACAGGGCGCGCGGGGAACAAAGGAAAGGCTATTTCATTTGTCACAGCCTTCGAAAAACGGTTTTTAGCTGACATTGAAGAATATATCGGGTTTGAGATTCAAAAAATAGAAGCTCCTTCTCAAGAGGAAGTGGCCAAGAAGAAACCAGATTTTCTATCTAAATTGAATGACCGTCCGGAAACCAAAAAGGACAAAAGCGAAGAGCTGAATAAAGACATTATGAAGCTGTATTTTAACGGCGGAAAGAAAAAGAAAATCAGAGCCGTTGATTTTGTAGGGACGATTGCCAAAATTGACGGTGTGACAGCTGATGACATCGGCATTATCACAATCATGGATAACGCCTCTTATGTGGAGATTTTAAACGGAAAAGGCCCTCAAGTTCTCAAAGTGATGAAGAACACAACCGTCAAAGGGAAAAAGCTCAAGGTGAATAAAGCGAATAAATGA
- the licT gene encoding transcriptional antiterminator LicT, with protein sequence MKIAKVINNNVISVVNEQGKELVIMGRGLAFQKKSGDNVDEARIEKVFTLDNKDVSEKFKTLLYEIPIECMEVSEEIISYAKLQLGKKLNDSIYVSLTDHINFAIQRNQKGLDIKNALLWETKRLYKDEFAIGKEALEMVKNKTGVSLPEDEAGFIALHIVNAELNEEMPNIINITKVMQEILSIVKYHFKIEFNEESLHYYRFVTHLKFFAQRLFNGTYMESQDDFLLETVKEKYHRAYECTKKIQTYIEREYEHKLTSDELLYLTIHIERVVKQT encoded by the coding sequence ATGAAAATCGCGAAGGTGATCAACAATAACGTGATCAGCGTGGTCAATGAACAGGGAAAAGAACTGGTCATCATGGGCAGGGGGCTGGCGTTCCAGAAAAAGTCCGGCGATAATGTCGATGAAGCCCGCATTGAAAAGGTGTTCACGCTCGATAACAAGGATGTATCAGAAAAATTCAAAACCCTTTTGTATGAAATCCCGATCGAGTGTATGGAAGTATCCGAAGAGATTATCAGCTATGCGAAATTACAGCTCGGCAAAAAACTCAACGACAGCATCTATGTGTCGCTGACCGATCATATTAACTTTGCCATCCAGCGCAACCAGAAAGGGCTTGATATCAAAAACGCCTTGCTGTGGGAAACAAAGCGGCTGTACAAAGACGAATTTGCGATCGGCAAAGAAGCGCTGGAAATGGTAAAAAACAAGACTGGCGTGTCTCTGCCGGAGGACGAAGCAGGCTTTATTGCCCTGCATATCGTAAATGCCGAGCTGAATGAAGAGATGCCCAATATCATCAACATTACAAAAGTCATGCAAGAGATTTTGAGTATCGTAAAATACCATTTTAAGATTGAATTCAACGAAGAATCGCTTCACTATTATCGGTTTGTCACCCACTTAAAGTTTTTCGCGCAGCGTCTTTTTAACGGCACATACATGGAAAGCCAGGACGATTTTTTGCTGGAGACAGTGAAAGAAAAGTATCATCGCGCGTATGAATGCACGAAGAAAATCCAAACCTACATTGAGCGGGAGTATGAACACAAGCTCACCAGTGACGAGCTGCTGTATTTAACGATTCACATAGAAAGGGTCGTCAAACAAACATAA
- a CDS encoding DUF2812 domain-containing protein translates to MKQSKYMMSEGLAFSEEKDMKRLSDMASKGWVLDSFAFMGYKLRKAEPQNLIYSLDYRAVEDHNMDEYLDIFENSGWEHICSVYDTHIFAADPGTKPIYSDRSTMIDKYKQSEFTLRYITLFMLCLTAAVTVIRNTFISGEASILHNTIHVLFVFLIAITIPAILTYAASVFRIWRVKRRNPNLE, encoded by the coding sequence ATGAAACAGAGTAAATATATGATGTCTGAAGGATTGGCGTTTTCAGAAGAAAAGGATATGAAGAGACTAAGTGATATGGCCAGCAAAGGCTGGGTACTCGATTCTTTTGCGTTTATGGGGTATAAGCTTAGAAAAGCTGAGCCGCAAAACCTGATCTATAGCTTGGACTATCGTGCCGTCGAGGATCACAATATGGATGAATACCTTGATATATTTGAAAATTCCGGATGGGAGCATATTTGTTCTGTATACGACACACATATCTTTGCTGCTGACCCCGGAACAAAACCGATTTACTCCGACCGTTCAACGATGATTGATAAATATAAACAAAGTGAATTTACCCTTCGCTATATCACATTGTTCATGCTCTGTCTTACTGCGGCTGTCACTGTCATCAGGAATACGTTTATTTCTGGTGAAGCTTCCATACTTCATAACACCATACACGTCCTTTTTGTCTTTCTCATCGCCATCACGATCCCGGCTATCCTCACTTACGCAGCCTCTGTCTTTAGAATTTGGCGAGTTAAACGCAGAAACCCCAACCTTGAGTGA
- a CDS encoding DMT family transporter, producing MLQRNFFLPPAIIKKHSPRNWIMVVSTEIIHTGIVYLLFFDSLRFLSTKFISIIVFLDPAVAIVLDTVFTGFRPDLFQTLGIVMIFAGMALTLVKRRGKADVVAENSQM from the coding sequence ATGCTTCAACGCAATTTTTTTCTCCCTCCAGCCATCATAAAGAAACATTCACCGAGAAACTGGATCATGGTGGTATCTACCGAGATCATCCATACTGGTATTGTCTATTTGTTGTTTTTTGACAGTTTGCGATTTTTATCAACAAAATTTATCTCAATCATTGTCTTCCTCGACCCGGCTGTCGCTATCGTACTCGATACCGTCTTCACGGGTTTCCGCCCAGACCTCTTTCAAACACTAGGCATCGTGATGATCTTTGCGGGCATGGCTTTGACGCTTGTCAAGAGGCGAGGGAAGGCGGATGTGGTTGCTGAGAATTCTCAAATGTAA
- the wapI gene encoding immunity protein WapI, producing the protein MILSSFLKIERMSSMHELKFIDLNVEVNEEDTVLLSVTESEIIVLTKKEFDYGAKYINHIVLYCNTDGRFLNSFSIQTNEEVINVQKVDDSFLFLIDKEYEDSVRDVEPNIYLWNPIEGFQQSFYAGRYINSMMIDQNKNLWVGYDEMGIFSCVDQEISTRGINKFVLKNGKYELYSHGISSYVIDQYYSTFVSEDAIYLYYRSMGEDYLQKLNLLGETLERVEVGIECSSCIKNGSSIYLFSRDDDSYNIEKVFKTNDMQNYVEQEISNENNGESLCFTQVASYKDKVAGIDHNNKLFLLNNQSL; encoded by the coding sequence ATGATTCTTTCTTCCTTTTTAAAAATAGAAAGGATGTCATCTATGCATGAATTAAAGTTTATAGATTTGAATGTCGAAGTAAATGAGGAAGATACAGTATTACTATCGGTGACTGAATCAGAAATAATTGTATTGACTAAAAAGGAATTTGATTATGGTGCTAAATATATAAATCATATTGTTCTCTACTGTAACACTGATGGACGATTCTTAAATAGCTTTAGCATACAAACAAACGAAGAAGTCATAAATGTACAAAAAGTTGATGATTCATTCTTGTTTTTAATTGATAAAGAGTACGAGGATAGTGTTAGAGACGTTGAACCTAATATATATTTGTGGAATCCGATTGAAGGATTCCAACAATCTTTTTATGCGGGGCGATACATTAATTCAATGATGATAGATCAAAATAAGAATTTATGGGTCGGCTATGATGAAATGGGTATATTTTCATGCGTTGATCAGGAAATAAGCACGAGAGGGATTAATAAATTCGTTTTGAAAAATGGAAAATATGAATTGTATTCCCATGGTATTAGTTCTTATGTGATTGACCAATATTATTCTACTTTTGTAAGTGAGGATGCCATCTATTTGTATTACAGATCGATGGGTGAAGATTATTTACAAAAATTGAATTTGCTTGGAGAAACATTAGAAAGAGTTGAGGTTGGAATAGAGTGTAGTTCATGCATCAAAAATGGATCATCTATTTATCTTTTCAGTCGTGATGATGACTCTTACAATATTGAAAAAGTATTCAAGACGAATGACATGCAAAATTATGTAGAACAAGAAATTTCAAATGAAAACAATGGAGAAAGTCTATGTTTTACACAAGTAGCTTCCTATAAAGATAAGGTTGCAGGAATTGATCATAATAATAAGCTTTTTCTGTTAAATAATCAAAGCTTATAA
- a CDS encoding rhamnogalacturonan acetylesterase, giving the protein MKKGMAAVFVMMLMLCCGGIKSVTASEQKVYQFDFGSGSVEPGYIGVRASDRYDPSKGYGFQTPENMKDVAASGVGVKSDAVQFLTYGTKSNNTFRVDLSNGLYEVKVTLGDTARASVAAEGVFQVINMTGDGAEDTFQIPVTDGQLNLLVTEGKAGTAFTLSALKIKKLSDQPVTNRTIYVGGDSTVCNYYPLNSSKQAGWGQMLPHYIDKHAFQVRNMASGGQIARGFRHDGQLEAILKYIKPGDYFILQLGINDTNPKHNESEAEFKEIMRDMIRQVKAKGAEVILSTPQGRATDFTSEGIHTSVNRWYRASILALAEEEKTHLIDLNVLSSAYFTSIGPEKTLALYMDGDTLHPNRSGAGALARLAVQELKRQGIDGF; this is encoded by the coding sequence ATGAAAAAAGGGATGGCGGCGGTTTTTGTGATGATGTTGATGTTGTGTTGCGGCGGGATTAAGAGTGTGACGGCGTCGGAGCAGAAGGTGTATCAGTTTGATTTTGGGAGCGGTTCGGTTGAGCCAGGTTATATAGGTGTCAGGGCGTCTGATCGGTATGATCCGTCAAAGGGCTACGGTTTTCAAACACCGGAGAATATGAAGGATGTGGCGGCATCCGGGGTTGGTGTGAAGAGTGATGCGGTTCAGTTTTTAACGTATGGGACGAAAAGCAATAACACGTTTCGTGTGGATCTTTCGAACGGCCTTTATGAGGTGAAGGTGACGCTTGGCGATACGGCAAGGGCCAGTGTGGCGGCGGAGGGTGTGTTTCAGGTCATCAATATGACGGGAGACGGCGCGGAGGATACGTTCCAAATTCCTGTCACCGACGGGCAGCTGAATCTGCTGGTGACAGAGGGGAAGGCAGGCACCGCTTTTACGCTCAGCGCTTTGAAAATCAAGAAATTGTCTGATCAGCCGGTAACCAATCGAACCATTTATGTCGGCGGCGATTCGACGGTGTGCAATTATTATCCGCTCAACAGCAGCAAGCAGGCGGGCTGGGGACAGATGCTGCCTCACTATATCGATAAACACGCCTTTCAAGTGAGAAACATGGCGTCTGGCGGGCAGATCGCGAGAGGGTTTCGACATGACGGTCAGCTCGAGGCGATCTTGAAGTACATCAAACCGGGTGATTATTTTATCTTGCAGCTGGGCATTAATGACACAAATCCGAAGCATAATGAATCGGAAGCGGAATTTAAGGAGATTATGCGAGATATGATCCGTCAGGTGAAAGCAAAGGGTGCGGAAGTCATCCTATCAACACCTCAGGGCCGGGCGACAGATTTTACTTCTGAAGGCATCCATACGTCTGTAAACCGATGGTACAGGGCTTCTATTTTGGCGTTGGCCGAAGAGGAAAAAACGCACCTCATTGACTTGAATGTCCTCAGCTCGGCGTACTTTACATCAATCGGTCCGGAAAAAACACTCGCGCTGTATATGGACGGAGATACGCTGCATCCTAACCGTTCGGGGGCCGGCGCACTGGCGAGATTAGCTGTTCAGGAGTTAAAGCGCCAGGGAATCGATGGCTTTTAA